One Torulaspora globosa chromosome 5, complete sequence DNA window includes the following coding sequences:
- a CDS encoding sterol desaturase family protein (ERG25 paralog; similar to Torulaspora delbrueckii TDEL0E01410 Anc_4.230a), with the protein MSAVFQNATFSTLLREESFSRTLQNVYQLQPQLNVMEKYWAAWYTYMNNDVLATGLMFFLLHEFMYFFRCLPWFIIDQIPFFRRWKLQPTKIPSAREQWHCFKSVVLSHFLVEAIPIWTFHPMCEKLGITVEVPFPSLKRIGAEIALFFVLEDIWHYWAHRLFHYGAFYKYIHKQHHRYAAPFGLAAEYAHPVETMTLGFGTVGMPILYVMYTGKLHLFTLCVWISLRLFQAIDAHSGYDFPWSLNKFLPFWAGAEHHDLHHHYFIGNYASSFRWWDYCLDTEAGPEAKAAREEKMKKRATGRVKKNI; encoded by the coding sequence ATGTCTGCTGTCTTCCAGAATGCTACTTTCAGTACTCTTCTCAGGGAGGAGAGTTTTTCCAGGACTCTGCAAAATGTGTATCAACTGCAGCCTCAATTGAACGTCATGGAGAAGTACTGGGCTGCCTGGTACACGTATATGAACAACGATGTGTTGGCAACCGGTCTGATGTTCTTTTTGCTGCACGAGTTCATGTACTTCTTCAGATGTCTGCCATGGTTCATCATTGACCAAATACCATTCTTCAGAAGATGGAAGCTGCAACCAACTAAAATTCCAAGCGCAAGGGAGCAATGGCACTGTTTCAAATCCGTCGTGCTGTCGCACTTCTTGGTCGAGGCCATTCCTATTTGGACTTTCCACCCAATGTGTGAAAAACTGGGTATCACCGTCGAAGTTCCATTCCCATCGTTGAAGAGAATAGGCGCAGAGATTgctcttttctttgttttggAGGACATTTGGCACTACTGGGCTCACCGTCTATTCCATTACGGCGCCTTCTACAAGTATATCCACAAGCAACATCACAGATATGCTGCGCCTTTTGGATTAGCGGCAGAGTATGCTCATCCGGTCGAAACCATGACTTTGGGCTTCGGCACCGTTGGTATGCCAATCCTTTACGTGATGTACACCGGAAAACTTCATCTATTCACCCTGTGTGTTTGGATCTCGCTGAGATTGTTTCAGGCCATTGATGCCCACTCTGGCTACGATTTTCCATGGTCTCTGAACAAGTTTCTGCCCTTCTGGGCCGGCGCTGAGCACCATGACTTGCACCATCACTACTTTATCGGTAACTacgcttcttctttcagatGGTGGGATTACTGCCTAGACACGGAAGCTGGCCCAGAGGCAAAGGCTGCTAGGGaggagaagatgaaaaaaaGAGCCACCGGAAGAGTTAAGAAAAACATTTAG
- the MCH1 gene encoding Mch1p (ancestral locus Anc_4.229): MALSRLERWLSYYVRALLPHVLSKESSYRMAYVFSLVSAMCSGFVTLVALYSKPWHGQLHYSSWQVNLIVSAANLGMYLTPPILGVVADDHGPIALSTLAIGGFIPSYACAGYLFNHPESSSWLAFRVTLVAFLFIGISTSALYFSALLTCAKLYPERKLLSISLPTTCYGISSVIGSQLLRMPFFWSKANLDLGRVFSVFAWLYAAVGLLAWVATGTVSLLHHSEPHDEAAEQEPLLPVPAEERARQKDFFKDHIAYLLAFSMLLALGPLEMFVADMGSLGSLIVGNSAILSNQLLSVYAVSSTVTRLLTGLATDVFAAKKISPKWILIFHLLLAMASQVLVLLITSTAIAPAEWQVLSMGSMMGAAYGGLYTIYPTVVLIAWGDKLFGTAYGSMMVAPAIGAAISCLSYAKVYDALCTDSSKKSSACIAPVYKVTATQLACSLAVTLVAFRAWKRRNVPL, translated from the coding sequence ATGGCGCTGTCAAGACTGGAGAGATGGCTTTCGTACTACGTCCGCGCTCTGCTGCCGCATGTGCTTTCTAAGGAGTCGTCGTACCGGATGGCGTATGTGTTTTCGCTGGTGAGTGCGATGTGCTCAGGGTTTGTCACGCTGGTGGCTCTGTATTCTAAACCGTGGCACGGCCAGCTGCACTACTCGTCGTGGCAGGTGAATCTGATCGTCAGTGCGGCGAATCTGGGCATGTATCTGACGCCTCCGATCCTCGGAGTGGTCGCCGATGACCACGGCCCGATAGCGTTGAGTACGCTCGCAATAGGTGGGTTTATACCGAGCTATGCGTGTGCTGGCTATCTGTTCAATCATCCGGAGTCGTCCAGCTGGCTCGCGTTTCGAGTGACCCTGGTAGCGTTCCTCTTTATCGGCATCTCGACGAGCGCACTGTACTTCAGTGCACTTCTGACCTGCGCAAAGCTGTATCCGGAGAGGAAGCTGCTCTCGATCAGCTTGCCGACCACCTGCTACGGCATCTCGTCGGTGATCGGGTCGCAGCTGCTGCGGATGCCGTTTTTCTGGTCCAAGGCCAACCTGGACCTCGGCCGCGTGTTCAGCGTCTTCGCCTGGCTCTACGCTGCGGTCGGCCTGCTGGCATGGGTCGCCACCGGGACTGTGTCGCTGCTGCACCATTCCGAACCGCACGACGAGGCCGCTGAGCAGGAGCCACTGCTTCCTGTGCCAGCGGAGGAGCGCGCCCGACAGAAggacttcttcaaggaccATATCGCGTATCTACTCGCGTTCTCCATGCTGCTCGCGCTCGGGCCGCTGGAGATGTTTGTCGCCGACATGGGCTCCCTGGGCAGTCTAATCGTTGGCAACTCGGCGATCTTGTCGAACCAGCTGCTATCCGTCTACGCCGTCAGCTCCACTGTGACACGATTGCTCACCGGGCTGGCGACCGACGTCTTCGCAGCCAAGAAAATCTCGCCCAAATGGATCCTAATATTCCACCTACTCCTCGCCATGGCCTCCCAGGTGCTCGTTCTACTCATCACTTCGACCGCGATCGCCCCAGCCGAATGGCAAGTCCTGTCGATGGGATCCATGATGGGCGCCGCCTACGGCGGCCTCTACACGATCTACCCGACTGTAGTGCTGATAGCATGGGGCGACAAGCTCTTCGGCACCGCCTACGGAAGCATGATGGTCGCGCCGGCCATCGGCGCGGCCATCTCATGCTTGAGCTACGCCAAGGTTTACGACGCTCTTTGCACAGATTCAAGCAAAAAGAGCAGCGCTTGCATCGCGCCGGTCTACAAAGTGACTGCCACACAGCTGGCGTGCTCCCTGGCGGTCACACTGGTGGCATTCAGGGCCTGGAAACGCAGAAATGTGCCACTATGA
- the PBP4 gene encoding Pbp4p (ancestral locus Anc_4.228), with product MACRTQMALQALWQAVWWIGAHSGSGLLWMSSTMVQNGGVKLTGWAQAAAKALPKQQQQQRPKAAAAGSSAKNGSASVLTASGSAASLSSANGRGKKKPVRQPYNRDEVRSYMKSLFEEQVAKLGNRETFSTGRGSQRKNGSLDWGAVTSNKYRNKKYGCLNEIAQVLCK from the coding sequence ATGGCTTGTCGAACTCAAATGGCTCTACAAGCTCTGTGGCAGGCTGTCTGGTGGATCGGCGCTCACAGCGGTTCAGGTCTGCTCTGGATGAGTTCGACGATGGTTCAAAATGGTGGTGTCAAGTTGACCGGCTGGGCACAGGCTGCCGCAAAGGCACTGCccaagcagcagcagcagcagcggccAAAGGCCGCTGCCGCGGGCAGCTCGGCGAAGAACGGATCTGCAAGCGTGCTGACGGCTTCTGGGTCGGCAGCGTCGCTTTCCTCGGCGAACGGCAGgggcaagaagaagccggTCAGACAGCCTTACAACCGGGACGAGGTGCGGTCGTACATGAAATCGCTGTTCGAGGAGCAGGTGGCAAAGCTAGGCAACAGGGAGACGTTCAGCACTGGCCGAGGCAGCCAGCGGAAGAACGGGTCGCTTGACTGGGGTGCCGTGACCAGCAATAAGTACAGAAATAAAAAATACGGCTGCTTGAACGAGATCGCTCAAGTGCTGTGCAAATAG
- the MBP1 gene encoding transcription factor MBP1 (ancestral locus Anc_4.232), with amino-acid sequence MASNQIYSAKYSGVDVYEFIHPTGSVMKRKSDHWVNATHILKAAKFAKAKRTRILEREVIKEIHEKVQGGFGKYQGTWVPLDIAVRLAEKFDVYDELKPLFDFTQSDGSASPPQAPKHHHASRSDSTRKRAVKSASMSAVMEGNASPTAKSTSLTPGASNASTVTPRKRGRPSTISRAKKKINTPLQRSQSDLGYPRPAIPSSSIATTELPSIRTSNLESLAEEEDKQHLPRKHRERFQELDIDDGLSSDIEQHVPNPLGHEEEVSMTNRNDRLMHSHSVSQSSESLATSPSELSDANPFDQRFGSAGTSPVISTIPRYATHSRPQSTDIHDKVNKYLSILVDYFISNEVRSNKSVPAELLLPPPHSAPYIDAPIDPELHTAFHWACSMGNLPIVEALVNAGTNISATNSQGQTPLMRSSMFHNSYTRRSFPRIFELLRDTVFDVDSLLQTVIHHIVKRKSSTPSAVYYLDIILSKIKDFSAQYRIELLLNYQDQSGDTALHIAAKNGDKTFFNTLIANGALSTITNKDRLSPDEIMNEQYEQIFARSQGNLSNSNQFLTNGKTALPIGSTTPITAINTSDFMMFSSQAATQISRSIPQVASDMKRLAERFNELYQQREIDLKNMERTLHSMTKTIKGVNIRTMEILGVTETDKFDAIIAKQLEETRILKEEVNGNKNRLLAIIEKQQLLKINRYTKDEEISKMEPSDLDDVETRVKLMTELNMSRLKMKVKLKKIMKLMGDNTKIHKYRKMISEGTELNTEEVDDCLDVILESLAVK; translated from the coding sequence ATGGCTTCTAACCAGATTTATTCAGCTAAATACTCTGGTGTGGATGTGTATGAGTTTATTCACCCGACTGGTTCGGTtatgaagaggaaaagcGATCATTGGGTCAATGCCACACATATTCTGAAGGCAGCCAAGTTTGCCAAGGCCAAGAGGACGAGGATTCTTGAAAGGGAAGTGATCAAGGAAATCCATGAGAAAGTTCAAGGCGGATTTGGGAAGTACCAGGGTACATGGGTGCCGCTAGATATTGCGGTGAGATTGGCCGAGAAATTCGACGTTTACGACGAGCTGAAACCTTTATTTGACTTCACGCAATCTGACGGGTCAGCCTCACCGCCACAAGCACCAAAGCATCACCACGCCTCGAGAAGTGATTCAACGAGAAAGAGAGCGGTAAAAAGCGCCAGTATGTCGGCGGTTATGGAAGGAAACGCCTCCCCTACAGCTAAATCGACGTCGCTGACACCAGGAGCAAGTAATGCTAGCACAGTCACTCCAAGGAAGAGGGGAAGACCGTCCACAATCAGCAGAGCaaaaaagaaaatcaacACGCCTTTACAGAGATCACAAAGCGATCTGGGATATCCTAGACCGGCCATACCGAGTTCTTCAATAGCGACCACGGAGCTACCCTCTATACGAACTTCTAATCTGGAGTCCTtagcagaagaagaagataaacaACATCTGCCGCGCAAACATCGGGAGAGATTTCAAGAGCTTGATATCGACGATGGGTTGTCCAGCGACATCGAGCAACATGTGCCTAACCCCTTGGGCCACGAAGAAGAGGTCAGTATGACCAATCGTAACGACAGGTTAATGCACTCCCACTCAGTTTCTCAATCATCCGAGTCTTTGGCAACATCACCGAGTGAGCTGTCGGATGCTAACCCATTCGATCAGAGATTCGGAAGTGCTGGTACATCTCCTGTAATTTCCACTATTCCCCGATACGCTACTCATTCGAGGCCACAAAGTACTGATATTCATGACAAAGTTAACAAGTATCTTTCGATATTAGTTGATTATTTTATCTCCAACGAAGTGAGATCGAATAAGTCAGTCCCTGCGGAACTTTTACTTCCGCCGCCGCACAGTGCTCCATATATTGATGCACCAATAGATCCTGAGCTCCACACTGCTTTTCACTGGGCTTGTTCCATGGGTAATTTGCCAATTGTCGAGGCTCTGGTGAATGCAGGTACCAATATAAGTGCGACTAACTCGCAAGGTCAAACACCTCTAATGAGAAGTTCCATGTTCCACAATTCCTACacaagaagatcttttcCCAGGATCTTCGAGCTTTTGCGCGATACCGTTTTTGATGTTGATTCACTTCTCCAAACTGTGATCCACCATATAGTCAAAAGAAAATCTTCCACACCGTCTGCCGTATATTACCTGGATATCATTTTATCCAAAATCAAGGACTTTTCGGCACAGTACAGAATTGAGCTTTTGCTCAATTATCAAGACCAGTCTGGTGATACAGCTCTACATATCGCAGCTAAAAATGGCGATAAAAcgttcttcaacactttAATAGCCAACGGTGCCTTAAGCACAATCACTAACAAGGATAGACTGAGCCCTGATGAAATAATGAATGAACAGTATGAACAGATATTCGCCAGAAGCCAAGGCAATTTAAGCAATAGCAACCAATTTCTGACAAATGGCAAGACAGCACTACCGATCGGCTCGACTACTCCCATAACAGCTATCAACACATCTGACTTCATGATGTTTTCCTCTCAAGCGGCAACTCAGATATCTAGAAGCATACCCCAGGTGGCTTCTGACATGAAGCGACTTGCAGAAAGATTCAACGAGCTTTATCAGCAACGGGAAATAGATCTCAAGAACATGGAAAGGACACTGCATAGCATGACGAAAACTATCAAGGGGGTGAATATACGAACGATGGAAATACTGGGGGTTACAGAGACTGACAAGTTTGATGCGATCATAGCAAAACAACTTGAAGAGACAAGAATCCtaaaagaagaagttaaTGGGAACAAAAACAGACTTCTTGCAATCattgagaaacaacagTTGCTGAAAATAAATCGATATACgaaagacgaagaaatttcaaaaATGGAACCATCAGATCTTGATGACGTGGAGACGCGGGTAAAACTGATGACTGAACTAAACATGTcaagattgaagatgaaggtaaagctgaagaaaataatgAAGTTAATGGGTGACAATACAAAAATCCACAAATATAGAAAGATGATCAGCGAGGGTACCGAACTTAACACcgaagaagtcgatgaCTGTTTGGATGTAATATTAGAAAGTTTAGCAGTTAAATGA
- the PSA1 gene encoding mannose-1-phosphate guanylyltransferase (ancestral locus Anc_4.231) translates to MKGLILVGGYGTRLRPLTLTVPKPLVEFGNRPMILHQIEALANAGVTDIVLAVNYRPEVMVETLKKYEKEYGVSITFSVETEPLGTAGPLKLAEKVLKKDNSPFFVLNSDVICDYPFKELADFHRAHGGQGTIVATKVDEPSKYGVIVHDIATPNLIDRFVEKPVEFVGNRINAGLYILNPEVIDLIELKPTSIEKETFPILVEQKSLYSFDLEGYWMDVGQPKDFLSGTVLYLNSLAKNHPEKLAKGDNIVGNAIIDPSAKISPSAKIGPDVVIGPNVTIGDGVRITRSVVLSNSTIRAHSLVKSTIVGWSSTVGQWCRLEGVTVLGDDVEVKDEVYINGGKVLPHKSISANVPKEAIIM, encoded by the coding sequence ATGAAAGGTTTGATTCTAGTTGGTGGTTACGGTACCAGATTGAGACCATTGACGCTGACGGTTCCAAAACCATTGGTTGAATTTGGTAACAGACCGATGATTTTGCACcaaattgaagctttggCCAATGCTGGTGTGACGGATATTGTGTTGGCTGTCAACTACAGACCAGAGGTCATGGTTgagactttgaagaagtacGAAAAGGAGTATGGTGTTTCCATCACTTTCTCTGTTGAGACGGAGCCTTTGGGCACTGCAGGCCCGTTGAAGTTGGCTGAgaaagtgttgaagaaggataacTCGCCTTTCTTTGTGCTAAACTCGGACGTGATTTGCGACTACCCTTTCAAGGAGTTGGCTGACTTCCACAGAGCACACGGCGGCCAAGGTACCATTGTGGCTACTAAGGTTGATGAACCTTCTAAGTACGGTGTTATCGTCCACGACATTGCTACTCCAAACTTGATCGACAGATTTGTTGAGAAGCCAGTCGAATTCGTCGGTAACAGAATTAACGCTGGTTTGTACATTTTGAACCCAGAGGTCATCGATTTGATCGAGTTGAAGCCAACCTCCATCGAAAAGGAGACCTTCCCAATCTTGGTTGAGCAAAAATCTCTGTACTCCTTCGATTTGGAAGGATACTGGATGGATGTCGGTCAGCCAAAGGATTTCCTATCAGGTACCGTCTTGTACTTGAATTCTTTGGCCAAGAACCACCCAGAGAAGTTGGCCAAGGGCGACAACATTGTCGGTAACGCTATCATTGACCCATCCGCCAAGATCTCCCCAAGTGCCAAGATCGGTCCAGATGTGGTCATCGGTCCAAATGTCACCATCGGTGACGGTGTCAGAATCACAAGATCTGTCgttctttcaaactctACGATCAGAGCTCACTCTTTGGTCAAGTCGACTATCGTCGGTTGGTCCTCCACTGTCGGTCAATGGTGTCGTCTAGAAGGCGTCACTGTGCTCGGTGACGACGTCGAAGTCAAGGACGAAGTCTACATTAACGGTGGTAAGGTTCTTCCTCACAAGTCCATTTCTGCTAACGTTCCAAAGGAGGCAATCATTATGTAA
- the SEC61 gene encoding translocon subunit SEC61 (ancestral locus Anc_4.230), which yields MSGRLLDLFKPFEAFLPEVIAPQRKVPYNQKLIWTGVSLLIFLVLGQMPLYGIVSSETSDPLYWLRAMLASNRGTLMELGVSPIITSSMIFQFLQGTQLLQVDMQNKHDRELFQIAQKVCAIVLTFGQAVVVVLSGNYGRPGDLGIAISLLLIFQLMFASFIVLLLDELLSKGYGLGSGISLFTATNIAEQIFWKALAPTTVNSGRGKEFEGAMIAFFHLLAVRKDKKRALVEAFYRANLPNMFQVLATVVVFLFVLYLQGFRYELPIRSTKVRGQVGTYPIKLFYTSNTPIMLQAALTSNIFLISQILFQRFPSNPLVRLIGVWGVKPGQQGPQQALSGLAYYIQPPTSLKEIPLDPIKTVIYVAFVLVVCAVFSKTWIEVSGTSPRDIAKQFREQGMVINGKRETSVYRELKKIIPTAAAFGGATIGALSVCSDFLGTLGSGTSILMATTTIYGYYEMAAKEGGFSKNLVAGVSELM from the coding sequence ATGTCTGGTCGCTTACTTGATTTGTTTAAGCCGTTCGAGGCTTTCCTTCCTGAAGTGATTGCGCCGCAGAGGAAGGTTCCGTACAACCAGAAATTGATATGGACTGGTGTATCTCTGCTTATCTTCCTGGTGTTGGGCCAAATGCCATTGTATGGTATTGTCTCGAGTGAGACGTCAGATCCATTGTATTGGCTACGTGCGATGTTGGCATCTAATCGTGGTACTTTGATGGAATTGGGTGTTTCGCCGATTATCACTTCCTCCATGatcttccagttcttgcAAGGAACTCAGTTGTTGCAGGTTGACATGCAGAACAAGCATGACCGTGAGCTGTTCCAAATCGCCCAAAAGGTTTGTGCGATTGTGTTGACGTTTGGCCAGGCTGTTGTTGTCGTGCTGTCTGGTAACTACGGAAGACCAGGTGACCTCGGGATCGCTATCTCTTTGCTGTTGATCTTTCAGCTGATGTTTGCTTCGTTCATTGTTCTGTTGCTAGATGAGCTGTTGTCAAAGGGCTACGGGTTGGGCTCTGGTATTTCTCTGTTTACCGCTACAAATATCGCAGAgcagatcttctggaagGCATTGGCGCCAACTACAGTCAACTCTGGCCGTGGTAAGGAATTTGAAGGCGCCATGATTGCGTTCTTTCATTTGCTTGCGGTCAGAAAAGATAAAAAAAGAGCTCTGGTGGAGGCATTTTACAGGGCTAACCTGCCAAATATGTTTCAGGTTTTGGCTACAGTTGTTGTCTTTCTGTTCGTGCTGTATTTGCAAGGTTTTCGTTATGAGTTGCCAATCAGATCGACCAAGGTCAGAGGTCAAGTTGGCACGTATCCAATCAAGCTATTCTACACGTCTAACACGCCTATCATGCTGCAGGCTGCGTTGACGTCCAACATCTTTCTAATTTCGCAGATCTTGTTCCAAAGGTTCCCATCAAACCCTCTAGTTCGTCTCATTGGCGTTTGGGGCGTTAAACCAGGTCAACAAGGTCCACAACAAGCCTTGAGCGGGTTGGCTTATTACATCCAACCTCCAACCtccttgaaagagattcCTTTGGATCCAATCAAAACTGTCATTTATGTTGCTTTTGTGCTGGTAGTCTGTGCAGTATTTTCAAAGACCTGGATCGAAGTCTCTGGTACTTCTCCTCGTGATATTGCCAAGCAATTCAGAGAGCAGGGCATGGTCATCAACGGCAAGAGGGAGACGAGTGTTTACAGggagttgaagaagatcattcCTACTGCAGCTGCCTTTGGTGGTGCCACCATCGGTGCTTTATCTGTTTGCTCAGACTTCCTGGGCACTCTGGGCTCGGGAACCTCAATCTTAATGGCTACAACCACAATCTACGGTTACTACGAGATGGCCGCTAAAGAAGGTGGCTTTTCCAAGAACTTGGTGGCTGGTGTCTCCGAATTGATGTAA
- a CDS encoding uncharacterized protein (ancestral locus Anc_4.233), producing the protein MVLLDEVGIEKVCYEVVTKPPPHIRLESNEQFVYFKHVRYHTAQGIAAVLSHPKSLQFDTLSDRVQNQHQFELPQHRAALVIHGHQSHKNHPYQTLLASRLSEMGIFVIRIDFRGLGDSEDVKDPDVGRTISQDLEDIDTIYEFLSSPRLCKELCGFQLSLDSIIAHSRGVVSMFEYARANPDKYIPNLVNCAGRFDGQGLLDKRLKASPEWRKEGGFWCDMPRFGAFERTWIPCSETMSAVNVDTSAFKSIDARTWILSCYGANDEIIPLDAAANYSNLFGGRHTLHIINGANHNFLGLPGDFNETQLPLRKGRVNYGYRVVELIADHLSRERQLDRFYQLTSQIRGTTSNPADIIARWPLPHDFSKVSNFRDLGGYQTMFNNRRIKTGCLYRCANPCDITEEAQDYLMSTLHVTRIFDLRAVGEAADNGIFPDTNLVQNLAFNKNTSLSPDDMAEHYQGLLISSYSFPKAYMIVLKNSTNAIKKFFRYILEGNCHPNSSLVFHCTAGKDRTGILGMLLLSILGVDEDTISKEYELTTIGLKTEVKLIKKLQARGDLYYSMLGKDCEKLTQIYQLTPEKMSKTLLSSSYEAMRFFIDEFNAEFHSIEQYFMNVLQFSTHDIGKLRDLLLE; encoded by the coding sequence ATGGTCTTGCTTGACGAGGTTGGTATTGAAAAGGTTTGCTATGAGGTCGTGACTAAACCGCCACCACACATCCGGTTGGAGTCAAACGAGCAGTTTGTGTATTTCAAGCACGTCAGGTATCACACAGCACAAGGTATAGCTGCTGTACTAAGTCATCCGAAGTCTCTTCAATTCGACACTTTGAGCGATCGAGTGCAAAATCAGCATCAGTTCGAACTGCCACAACACCGGGCGGCTTTGGTGATCCATGGTCATCAGTCTCACAAGAACCATCCTTATCAGACGTTATTGGCCTCAAGACTGAGTGAAATGGGCATTTTTGTGATCCGAATAGATTTCAGAGGGCTGGGAGACTCCGAGGACGTGAAAGATCCCGACGTGGGACGCACTATATCGCAAGATCTGGAGGATATAGATACTATTTATGAATTTCTATCTTCGCCCCGGCTATGTAAGGAACTGTGTGGGTTCCAATTGAGCTTGGACTCGATCATTGCGCATTCTCGAGGGGTTGTATCGATGTTTGAATATGCCAGAGCCAATCCCGATAAATACATCCCGAACTTGGTCAATTGCGCCGGTCGATTTGATGGCCAGGGTTTGTTAGATAAGCGGTTGAAAGCTTCGCCGGAATGGCGCAAGGAAGGAGGTTTCTGGTGCGACATGCCACGCTTTGGTGCTTTTGAAAGGACATGGATACCATGCTCCGAAACTATGAGCGCTGTCAACGTTGACACATCTGCATTCAAAAGTATTGACGCGAGAACCTGGATCCTCTCTTGTTATGGAGCTAACGATGAAATTATCCCATTGGATGCGGCGGCTAATTATTCCAATTTGTTCGGCGGTCGCCATACGTTGCACATCATCAATGGAGCAAATCATAATTTCCTTGGGTTGCCTGGCGATTTCAACGAAACTCAATTGCCTTTGCGCAAAGGAAGAGTCAATTACGGTTACAGAGTAGTTGAGCTGATCGCTGATCATCTGTCTCGTGAAAGACAGTTGGACAGATTCTACCAGCTGACGTCGCAAATACGTGGAACCACTTCGAACCCGGCAGATATCATTGCTCGCTGGCCATTACCTCACGACTTCTCCAAGGTATCGAACTTCAGAGATCTCGGCGGTTACCAAACTATGTTTAATAACAGGAGAATCAAGACTGGCTGCCTGTATAGGTGTGCAAACCCATGCGATATCACGGAAGAGGCACAGGATTATCTAATGTCGACTTTGCACGTTACTCGTATCTTCGATTTGAGAGCCGTTGGAGAGGCTGCCGACAACGGCATCTTCCCCGACACCAATTTGGTCCAAAACCTTGCTTTTAATAAGAACACGAGTTTGTCGCCAGATGACATGGCGGAACACTACCAAGGATTGTTGATCTCTTCATATAGTTTCCCCAAGGCATACATGATTGTCCTGAAGAACTCGACAAATgcgatcaagaaattcttccGCTACATCTTGGAAGGGAACTGCCATCCAAATAGCTCTCTCGTCTTTCATTGTACTGCTGGTAAGGATAGAACGGGCATCCTTGGCATGCTCTTGCTGTCAATTCTTGGTGTGGATGAAGACACGATATCCAAAGAATATGAACTGACTACTATCGGACTCAAAACCGAAGTaaagttgatcaagaaattgcaAGCCCGGGGCGATCTGTACTACTCCATGCTGGGTAAAGACTGCGAGAAGCTCACACAGATATACCAGCTGACACCAGAGAAAATGTCGAAGACATTACTGTCGTCTAGCTACGAAGCAATGAGATTCTTCATAGATGAGTTTAACGCTGAGTTTCACTCAATCGAGCAGTACTTCATGAATGTACTGCAATTCTCCACGCATGACATTGGTAAACTACGGGATCTTCTTCTAGAGTAA